A genome region from Psychrobacter jeotgali includes the following:
- a CDS encoding TetR/AcrR family transcriptional regulator has translation MSEHKDEKIEDILVDSELAKKLVPNKFKFTSQQGRIRRQKLLMGAKKLSETRAINDITLADVCEEAGIPRASAYHFFPNVEAIFLALRFLNAIEILEILATVETDNYDRWQGYLTALMERSVSIFHSDQTKAKLIYDTNTPDFEEDSFGEDIDHQIIKLIYERLSERYEVPKFEDIEDTLLVTFSIINGIFTLSYRRHESITDNYLQEAITASIAYLRCYLPEKLPRKS, from the coding sequence ATGAGTGAACATAAAGATGAAAAGATAGAAGACATACTCGTAGATTCGGAGCTGGCCAAAAAACTAGTGCCTAATAAGTTTAAGTTTACCAGTCAACAAGGGCGTATCCGTCGTCAAAAGCTATTGATGGGTGCCAAGAAGTTAAGCGAAACTCGGGCTATTAATGATATCACTTTAGCTGATGTTTGTGAGGAAGCTGGTATTCCTAGAGCTTCTGCGTATCATTTCTTTCCTAATGTAGAAGCGATATTTTTAGCGTTGCGCTTCTTGAACGCTATTGAAATATTGGAGATATTGGCGACGGTTGAAACGGACAATTATGATAGATGGCAGGGCTATCTAACCGCCCTCATGGAGCGCTCGGTTAGTATCTTTCATAGTGATCAAACCAAAGCTAAGCTGATCTATGATACCAATACGCCAGATTTTGAAGAAGATAGCTTTGGTGAGGATATTGACCATCAAATTATAAAGCTAATATATGAGCGTTTATCAGAACGTTACGAGGTACCAAAATTTGAAGATATTGAAGATACTCTACTGGTCACTTTTAGTATTATAAATGGGATATTTACTTTATCTTATCGACGTCATGAAAGCATTACAGATAATTACTTACAAGAAGCTATAACGGCTTCTATTGCTTATTTGCGTTGTTATTTACCGGAGAAACTACCTCGTAAAAGTTAA
- a CDS encoding DUF11 domain-containing protein: MHYTLSSSSKLRCRTGVLTTLATSMLLMQANIAYADTGKGVTTINNIASVDYTVVAGESQSGTSNQVSVRALTLPQYDITLTQPPLNIIDLGSGTQWINILSNTGTYDATVLLSYSLTEGFAPFSNSFSRTMPAAISTYDSPVSLSNFAVYQDVNENGRIDDGDIRFSNPQQIKIAQGESIQLIVESLSDINHREDEQVDIHLNALVLEDNSVTSLAMNSLIPITPRINFKNTAYADPLKASQVGKEIYVEASFAQCNADPKKPDQAWVTITSALTGDKYSLKAVETGDNTGKYRLSAPTQNNANPIDDQIIQTLQGDTLKASLDACIDPENSTLIPINQNISSNIAIVDELPSLQVLKEGDVKTAELGDYVNYTIQVTNNGAATVYDVELKDALPRGFDYVKGSVRFDKDNLDINQTQTTEFKTEGKYQVLSLGEMAAGTTKKIRYRALIGSSSLGGDGINRATAYGRDENSNPLASMEAQWEIEVDRGLINTDGIIVGKVYHDINRDGIQQKADGELGVAGVRIYMENGNFAVTDPEGKYNFYGVSAKTHVLKVDRTTLPRETELVTQSNRNAGDAGSRFVDLKYGELHRADFGLVGGMADSTERLNEELINRSNSISAKNDKLEQAVKSKLDLEPIYNRNYEDNVDASGCKSNDILDQGIKCDSAIVNEMANPSAERIDMAVNTVTQPKAKLLEEYLKEVPNNDVAFINLTNDQQLASYKQLIQVQAPLGAQFTLYANGKAVSEQQIGKTAEQEKQSVIAFDYYAVELKRGRNTLRGVATDVNGKVISEQTIQVTAPDSLKAINYRTQDGLVEADGVSEYQIVISLKDSDNRPYVASTPITIDTNIGRINLKDSSNNQAGTQVTVNGGELLIPVIAPSVPGKGELVIDTGSSKQVIPLQFTAKLRPLIAVGIVEGAISLKDFDGGNITDAQGAFEQELHEISGNDDYSATGRAAMFLKGKVRGDYLLTLAYDSDKKGERLFRDIEPGEYYPVYGDSSAKGFDAQSTSKLYVRVDKGRSFAMYGDLKTQIENDEGIELGRYNRTLTGAKAQYEDENTRITAFAAETSSSQRVNETRGLGISGPYPLAENFDAVLENSETVEVIVRDANNPGLIISRETLIRFADYEIDPISRSLYLKSPIASQDLAGNPIYLRVTVEVDAGGEKYWVGGVAVKQQLNEKVAVGGSYVNSDDPLNKEELASVNSVIKFNDKLKLVAEYARNKADNPNYQPSNQINAELLTGENVEGDALRIELDYDDKKRTRAKAYYNDADAGFVTGASPLTAGRTESGVEVVHALENKKTALKLEGVRTKDNITKASRQGVEASVEQRLSKNIVGEVGVRYYKQDATAASRNIQAATDVEDITDDTIFNDSIVNQSALSSVNDADKDIEGTTARARITARLPKLNNSLVFAEYEQDISHSERNATSIGGETPLGSLGRLYARHDLINSLSGSYGLDDTDERQRTVIGFDTTYMKDGKVYSEYRMRDAVSAREAEAAIGLKNKWYVQEGLTLSTLFERVESLEGKEDNTATAAGIGVEYLAQEDYKISGRLEKRWGETSDTLLANAGVAYRYTDDITLLAKDIYSRVDYLDGHRTINRLQIGGAYRDYDSNQLDMLAKLEYRLDDNATGDDRYQKDTLVWTWNGNYHPTRALTLSGRYAGKYTEYDADNITSDNTAHAAYVRGLYDISERWDIGLQAGSYWNDRADDLSYMLGAEIGYSPMTNLWLSLGYNFMGFEDEDIAYDDTTQEGAYFRLRFKFDEDLFKRNDPRKNKRITNNATL, translated from the coding sequence ATGCATTACACTTTGTCATCGTCTAGTAAACTACGCTGCCGTACTGGCGTGCTTACTACACTGGCGACTTCGATGCTACTTATGCAAGCAAATATCGCCTATGCTGATACCGGTAAAGGCGTTACGACTATTAATAATATTGCCAGCGTTGATTACACGGTGGTTGCTGGTGAATCACAGTCCGGCACCTCTAATCAAGTTAGCGTCAGAGCTTTGACCTTGCCGCAGTACGATATTACCCTCACGCAGCCACCGCTAAACATTATTGATCTGGGTAGTGGTACTCAATGGATTAATATTCTGTCTAACACTGGCACCTATGACGCAACCGTATTATTAAGCTACTCTTTGACAGAAGGCTTCGCCCCTTTTTCTAACTCATTTAGCAGAACAATGCCTGCTGCTATCTCAACTTATGACTCTCCAGTAAGCCTTTCTAACTTTGCGGTCTATCAAGATGTCAATGAGAATGGCCGTATTGATGATGGTGATATTCGCTTTAGTAATCCACAGCAAATAAAAATTGCTCAGGGTGAAAGCATTCAACTGATTGTAGAATCATTGTCTGATATCAACCATCGTGAAGATGAGCAAGTGGATATACACCTCAATGCGTTAGTTCTTGAAGATAACTCGGTGACAAGTCTGGCAATGAACAGCTTGATACCTATTACTCCTCGTATCAATTTTAAAAATACAGCTTATGCAGATCCTCTAAAAGCTTCACAAGTGGGCAAAGAGATTTATGTTGAAGCCAGTTTTGCACAATGTAATGCTGATCCTAAGAAGCCTGATCAAGCTTGGGTTACCATAACTTCGGCCTTGACGGGGGACAAGTATTCGCTAAAAGCGGTAGAGACTGGCGATAATACGGGTAAATATCGTCTGTCAGCGCCTACACAAAATAATGCCAATCCTATTGATGATCAGATTATCCAAACGCTGCAAGGTGATACCCTTAAAGCCAGCTTGGATGCTTGTATTGATCCTGAAAACTCTACTTTGATTCCTATCAACCAAAATATTAGCAGTAATATCGCTATCGTTGACGAGCTTCCAAGCCTACAAGTCCTTAAAGAAGGCGATGTCAAAACTGCTGAGCTTGGCGACTATGTCAACTACACTATTCAAGTCACTAATAATGGTGCCGCTACCGTTTATGATGTCGAGCTAAAAGATGCCCTGCCTCGTGGTTTTGATTATGTCAAAGGCAGCGTTCGTTTTGACAAAGATAACCTTGATATCAATCAAACCCAAACGACTGAATTTAAAACTGAGGGTAAATACCAAGTTTTAAGCTTAGGCGAGATGGCGGCTGGTACAACTAAAAAGATTCGCTATCGGGCTCTCATTGGCTCTTCTTCACTAGGCGGCGATGGTATCAACCGTGCGACGGCTTATGGCCGTGATGAAAATAGCAATCCACTAGCATCAATGGAAGCTCAGTGGGAGATCGAAGTTGACCGTGGCCTGATAAATACTGACGGCATTATCGTTGGTAAGGTCTACCACGATATCAACCGTGATGGCATCCAGCAAAAAGCGGACGGCGAGCTTGGCGTCGCAGGCGTACGTATTTATATGGAAAACGGTAACTTTGCCGTTACTGATCCTGAAGGTAAATATAACTTCTACGGGGTCAGCGCCAAGACTCATGTCCTAAAAGTCGACCGCACTACTCTGCCAAGAGAGACTGAATTAGTTACCCAAAGTAATCGTAACGCCGGCGATGCCGGTAGCCGCTTCGTTGACCTAAAGTACGGTGAGCTCCATCGTGCAGACTTTGGTTTGGTCGGCGGGATGGCGGATAGCACTGAGCGTCTTAATGAAGAGCTTATTAACCGCAGCAACAGCATTAGTGCTAAAAATGACAAGCTAGAGCAAGCAGTCAAAAGCAAGCTAGATTTAGAGCCTATCTATAATCGCAACTATGAAGACAACGTTGACGCTAGTGGCTGTAAATCTAACGATATCTTAGATCAAGGTATCAAATGTGATTCAGCCATCGTCAATGAGATGGCAAATCCTAGTGCTGAACGTATCGATATGGCAGTCAATACGGTCACGCAGCCTAAAGCGAAACTGCTAGAAGAGTATCTCAAAGAAGTTCCTAATAATGATGTGGCTTTTATTAACTTGACTAATGATCAGCAATTAGCGTCTTACAAGCAGCTGATTCAAGTACAAGCGCCGCTAGGAGCACAGTTTACCCTTTATGCTAATGGCAAAGCGGTATCAGAGCAGCAAATCGGTAAGACCGCTGAGCAAGAAAAGCAAAGCGTTATCGCTTTTGACTACTATGCCGTCGAACTCAAACGTGGACGCAACACTTTACGCGGCGTAGCCACCGATGTTAATGGCAAAGTCATATCTGAGCAAACCATCCAAGTGACCGCACCGGATAGTCTAAAAGCTATTAATTATCGTACTCAAGATGGTCTAGTAGAAGCTGACGGCGTTAGCGAATATCAGATCGTCATCAGTCTAAAGGATTCAGATAATCGTCCTTATGTGGCCTCAACTCCTATCACTATTGATACCAATATTGGCCGTATTAACCTAAAAGATAGCAGTAACAATCAAGCAGGTACTCAGGTCACGGTCAATGGCGGCGAGCTTTTAATCCCAGTTATTGCCCCAAGCGTACCGGGTAAAGGCGAGCTGGTTATTGATACGGGTAGTAGCAAGCAAGTCATTCCGCTGCAGTTCACTGCCAAGCTACGTCCACTTATCGCCGTAGGTATCGTTGAGGGTGCTATATCCCTCAAGGACTTTGATGGCGGCAATATCACCGATGCTCAAGGCGCTTTTGAACAAGAGCTCCATGAGATCTCGGGCAACGATGATTACTCAGCAACTGGCCGTGCTGCTATGTTCCTAAAAGGCAAAGTACGCGGTGATTATCTGCTTACTCTAGCCTATGATAGTGACAAAAAAGGCGAGCGCTTGTTCCGTGATATCGAGCCTGGCGAGTACTATCCTGTATACGGCGACTCATCTGCCAAAGGCTTCGATGCTCAGTCTACCAGCAAGCTTTATGTCCGCGTCGATAAAGGTCGCTCGTTTGCGATGTATGGCGATCTAAAAACTCAGATTGAGAACGATGAAGGTATCGAGCTTGGTCGTTACAATCGTACTTTGACCGGTGCCAAGGCGCAGTATGAAGACGAGAACACTCGTATTACCGCCTTTGCCGCAGAAACCAGCTCATCACAGCGCGTAAATGAGACTCGTGGTTTAGGTATCTCAGGCCCTTATCCTTTAGCTGAGAACTTCGACGCCGTTCTTGAAAATTCAGAAACCGTTGAAGTGATAGTGCGTGATGCCAACAACCCGGGGCTTATCATCAGCCGCGAGACCTTGATTCGCTTTGCTGATTATGAGATTGATCCTATTAGCCGCAGCTTATATCTAAAGTCGCCTATCGCTAGCCAAGACTTGGCGGGCAACCCCATCTATCTACGTGTTACGGTAGAAGTAGACGCGGGCGGCGAAAAGTACTGGGTCGGCGGCGTAGCAGTTAAGCAGCAGTTAAATGAAAAAGTTGCTGTTGGTGGTAGCTATGTCAATAGTGACGATCCTTTAAACAAAGAAGAGCTTGCTAGTGTTAATAGCGTGATCAAATTTAATGATAAGCTCAAGCTCGTAGCAGAATACGCTCGAAACAAAGCGGATAATCCAAACTATCAACCTAGCAACCAGATCAATGCTGAATTACTAACAGGCGAAAACGTTGAAGGCGACGCCCTACGTATCGAGCTTGATTATGATGATAAAAAACGTACCCGTGCCAAAGCTTACTATAATGATGCGGACGCTGGCTTCGTTACTGGCGCATCCCCTTTAACCGCTGGACGTACTGAATCTGGCGTAGAAGTAGTTCATGCCTTAGAGAACAAAAAAACAGCTTTAAAATTAGAAGGCGTACGCACTAAAGACAACATTACCAAAGCTAGCCGTCAAGGGGTAGAAGCTAGTGTTGAGCAGCGTTTAAGCAAGAATATCGTTGGTGAGGTCGGTGTACGTTACTATAAGCAAGATGCTACGGCGGCCTCACGCAATATCCAAGCGGCAACCGATGTCGAAGATATCACCGATGATACAATATTTAATGATAGTATCGTCAATCAGTCGGCTCTTAGTAGTGTTAATGACGCTGATAAAGATATTGAGGGCACTACGGCACGTGCTCGTATTACTGCGCGCCTGCCCAAGCTTAATAACAGCTTAGTCTTTGCTGAATACGAACAGGACATTAGTCATAGCGAGCGTAATGCCACCTCAATTGGCGGTGAAACTCCACTAGGTAGCCTCGGTCGCCTTTATGCTCGTCATGATTTAATCAATAGCTTATCAGGTAGCTATGGACTCGACGATACCGATGAGCGCCAGCGCACGGTTATCGGTTTTGACACCACTTATATGAAAGACGGTAAAGTCTATAGCGAATACCGCATGCGTGATGCCGTTAGTGCACGAGAAGCTGAAGCCGCTATTGGTCTTAAAAACAAATGGTATGTACAAGAAGGGCTGACCCTTAGTACTTTATTCGAGCGTGTTGAGTCTCTTGAAGGTAAAGAAGACAATACCGCCACCGCTGCCGGTATCGGTGTCGAATATCTAGCGCAGGAAGACTATAAAATTTCAGGACGTCTAGAAAAACGTTGGGGCGAGACCAGTGATACGCTCCTTGCTAATGCAGGCGTAGCTTATCGTTATACCGACGACATTACCTTATTGGCAAAGGATATCTATTCACGGGTCGATTATCTCGACGGTCACCGTACCATCAACCGCTTACAGATCGGCGGTGCTTATCGTGATTACGATAGCAATCAGCTGGATATGCTGGCCAAGCTAGAATACCGTCTAGATGACAATGCTACTGGTGATGATCGCTATCAAAAAGATACTTTGGTTTGGACTTGGAATGGTAACTACCATCCTACTCGCGCCTTAACCCTATCGGGCCGCTATGCTGGTAAATATACCGAGTATGATGCAGATAATATTACTAGTGATAATACCGCGCACGCAGCCTATGTACGTGGTCTATATGATATCAGCGAGCGCTGGGATATAGGATTACAAGCAGGCTCTTACTGGAACGATAGAGCAGACGATTTATCTTACATGCTCGGTGCTGAGATTGGCTACAGCCCAATGACCAACCTATGGTTATCGCTTGGTTATAACTTTATGGGCTTTGAAGATGAAGATATTGCCTATGATGATACTACCCAAGAGGGCGCCTACTTTAGACTACGCTTTAAGTTTGATGAAGACTTATTTAAACGTAACGATCCTCGTAAGAACAAACGTATCACTAATAATGCTACATTATAG
- a CDS encoding DUF11 domain-containing protein — MKPNPFKYSVLTVGIVTAMGVASIAMATTSLTYDQENAFSVTNKAEATYMVEGNTTEQKAESNEVKINVTETGAFSLIATSADDKPNDDLNKNLTINPQIDQKVDFKHTLSNAGNVADSYTISIQNGEGDDFNYSIANSVIKYQKVSADGNNIGDVVTVANGGTITLGAGESAGITVTAAAETARVVGKNGILTVTAISTFLNGKGKTATITNTDNAITTTPIYAINKSATTNLGTKNFDLKNDNAYVDYTITVTNQGNEDGTAVTIEDKLPNGLVAIQSGEDNYVAPTTTGGTSSVTPSISSDGRTVTVTGQNILQNQTITVTFRAKKAENATVDSTFNNYAVVRDDTNGDGSFDLVDSSGDKKDDSVIENNYEDPANPSVGTDTDNGTIRPTQQNRELNISKGADKEVALQSTNNVYTYTITNAGKDITEAAKAGDVLFTITPTTDISQINVTQVFVDANNNGVFDSGEKVLTANQSGQYDLNNAAPAGLASAVAGSPAGSVTIGVVVATNGSGSKLQGKNDIGKFEEITVAILPKTEVDGTPAPTKNVSTTSTTTMQGIDLTKYQAVASCGTAPTDIPANDWVTTDLTGTAGACAFYKLEAINTFTNIKINNIVLKDSLVGKLTYQSDFASDTSINSAAATSNISGNVITGTFASLAGKEIGNVYFSAKISQAGNNSNP; from the coding sequence ATGAAACCAAACCCTTTTAAATATTCAGTGCTGACCGTTGGTATTGTTACTGCCATGGGCGTTGCCAGTATCGCTATGGCCACTACTAGCCTCACCTACGATCAGGAGAATGCCTTTTCTGTTACTAACAAAGCTGAAGCTACCTATATGGTTGAGGGTAATACTACTGAACAAAAAGCTGAATCAAATGAAGTCAAAATTAATGTTACTGAAACAGGTGCATTTAGCTTAATTGCTACTTCAGCTGACGACAAACCTAATGATGATCTTAATAAGAACCTTACTATTAACCCGCAAATTGATCAGAAGGTCGACTTTAAACATACCTTAAGCAACGCTGGTAACGTCGCTGATAGCTATACTATTAGTATTCAGAATGGCGAAGGTGATGACTTTAACTATAGTATCGCCAACAGCGTTATTAAATATCAAAAGGTAAGCGCTGATGGGAACAATATTGGCGACGTTGTGACGGTTGCTAACGGTGGAACTATAACACTAGGCGCTGGTGAGTCTGCTGGAATTACAGTGACAGCGGCGGCAGAAACAGCTCGTGTTGTTGGAAAGAACGGCATACTTACTGTTACTGCTATTAGTACCTTCTTAAATGGTAAGGGTAAAACAGCTACCATTACTAATACTGACAATGCTATTACCACTACGCCTATTTATGCCATTAACAAGTCGGCAACGACTAACCTTGGCACTAAGAATTTTGACCTTAAAAATGACAATGCTTATGTCGACTATACCATTACCGTCACTAACCAAGGTAATGAAGATGGTACCGCAGTTACTATCGAAGATAAGCTACCTAATGGTTTGGTTGCCATTCAAAGTGGTGAGGATAACTATGTAGCGCCTACTACCACTGGTGGCACTAGTAGCGTTACTCCTAGCATCTCAAGCGATGGCAGAACCGTTACTGTAACTGGTCAAAATATCTTACAGAACCAAACCATTACGGTTACTTTCCGTGCTAAGAAAGCAGAAAATGCTACTGTTGATAGTACCTTTAATAACTATGCAGTGGTAAGAGACGACACTAATGGCGATGGTAGCTTTGATCTTGTAGATAGCTCAGGCGATAAAAAAGATGACTCAGTTATTGAAAATAACTATGAAGACCCAGCTAATCCTAGTGTCGGTACAGATACTGATAACGGTACGATAAGACCTACACAGCAAAATCGCGAATTAAACATTAGTAAAGGCGCTGATAAAGAAGTAGCACTACAAAGTACTAATAACGTTTATACCTATACTATAACCAACGCTGGTAAAGACATTACCGAGGCTGCTAAAGCTGGGGATGTGTTGTTTACTATCACTCCTACTACTGATATCAGTCAAATTAATGTTACTCAAGTATTCGTGGATGCCAACAATAATGGCGTATTTGATTCGGGTGAAAAAGTATTGACTGCTAATCAAAGCGGGCAATATGATCTTAATAATGCTGCTCCAGCTGGCTTAGCATCTGCTGTTGCTGGCTCTCCTGCTGGTTCAGTCACTATTGGTGTAGTAGTCGCTACCAATGGTTCGGGCAGTAAATTGCAAGGTAAGAATGATATCGGTAAGTTTGAAGAGATTACTGTTGCCATCTTACCAAAGACTGAAGTAGATGGTACCCCAGCACCTACCAAAAACGTATCTACTACCTCAACTACGACTATGCAAGGTATTGACTTGACCAAGTACCAAGCTGTCGCTAGCTGTGGTACTGCACCAACAGATATTCCTGCTAATGATTGGGTCACAACTGATCTTACTGGTACAGCGGGTGCTTGTGCTTTCTATAAATTAGAGGCTATTAACACCTTTACTAATATCAAAATCAATAACATTGTCTTGAAGGATAGTTTGGTTGGCAAACTTACCTATCAAAGTGACTTTGCTTCTGATACCAGTATTAACTCAGCAGCAGCCACATCAAACATTTCTGGTAATGTCATTACCGGCACCTTTGCCAGCTTGGCAGGAAAGGAGATCGGTAACGTCTACTTCTCTGCAAAGATATCTCAAGCAGGTAATAACTCTAATCCATAA
- a CDS encoding endonuclease/exonuclease/phosphatase family protein — protein MQLANTNGQKQFYIATANLLNFANPGRIYYDNAPAYDQKAYQHKLTGITELLAKAHADIIAVQEVWDSTALEALAISLGFKAEDVVIPLASNDKNSVHTQGLGAQKTPAVGIISRFKPLECELLEEVVAEAVIDIPDIGPYQRFNRPPLLLRVDAFGQPITIITAHLKSKRAFFLRDENGNLLEDMDDPNIRVRAKLRSLCMRASEAASIRMSIIERLQHTREPLILLGDMNDVTGSVTTQLMTETGEVNYDKSMRDVALFDAARIQARYGWMKDVAYTHIYQGMPEVIDQLFVSEEFLPDSKFALGHVDRVDYFNDHLKWDYSDRVIDHGIIRAKIKLHD, from the coding sequence ATGCAACTTGCGAATACTAATGGTCAAAAACAGTTTTATATTGCTACTGCCAATTTACTTAATTTTGCCAATCCAGGGCGCATTTATTATGACAATGCGCCTGCTTATGATCAAAAAGCTTATCAACACAAATTAACAGGCATCACTGAGCTATTAGCAAAAGCGCATGCTGATATCATTGCTGTGCAGGAGGTGTGGGACAGTACAGCCCTAGAAGCATTGGCTATATCTTTGGGGTTCAAAGCTGAGGATGTGGTCATCCCGCTGGCTAGTAATGATAAAAACAGTGTTCATACTCAAGGATTGGGTGCCCAAAAGACGCCGGCAGTAGGTATTATTAGCCGCTTTAAACCATTAGAATGCGAATTATTAGAAGAGGTAGTAGCAGAGGCGGTGATCGATATCCCAGATATCGGACCCTATCAGCGTTTTAATCGCCCCCCTTTATTACTACGAGTCGATGCCTTTGGTCAACCGATAACGATTATCACTGCCCATTTAAAAAGTAAACGTGCCTTTTTTTTACGAGACGAAAATGGTAATTTGTTAGAGGATATGGATGATCCTAATATTCGGGTGCGTGCTAAACTGCGTAGTTTATGTATGCGTGCGTCTGAAGCGGCCTCAATTAGAATGTCTATTATCGAGCGTTTGCAGCATACTCGAGAGCCGCTTATCTTACTTGGAGATATGAATGATGTCACGGGTAGTGTGACCACCCAGTTGATGACCGAGACAGGTGAGGTAAACTATGATAAAAGTATGCGTGATGTTGCATTATTCGATGCAGCTCGTATCCAAGCGCGTTATGGGTGGATGAAAGACGTAGCTTATACCCATATTTATCAAGGTATGCCAGAGGTTATTGATCAGTTGTTTGTCTCAGAAGAGTTTTTACCTGATAGTAAATTTGCGTTAGGTCATGTAGATAGGGTAGATTATTTTAATGATCATCTCAAATGGGATTATTCTGATAGAGTCATTGATCATGGTATTATACGTGCCAAGATAAAACTTCATGATTGA
- the glpK gene encoding glycerol kinase GlpK: MAGYILALDQGTTSSRAILYDDQARPLKIVQKPTTLRTPKAGYVEQDAQQIWQTQISCAHDVINQAGLLATDVTSIAITNQRESIVIWDKQTGNALAPAIIWQDRRTASRCKALAEDDKDTVADVRNITGLRLDPYFSASKIAWLLEHHPNIKARISSGQIAVGTIDSWLIYKLTGGEHVIDVTNASRTLLYDIHNLAWSEELCARFDIPMVILPKVLPSDGDFGKTKKGLFAKQIPINGVLGDQQAALFGQGCLDPGMAKNTYGTGCFMLMNIGQTAKLSEHQLLTTVAWQRKTSLNRMDNSSFGNIVQSGRRMLQPPNSTFGREVIYALEGSVFMAGAIVQWLRDNLGMIKQSGDIERLAQQVDDSANVVLLPAFTGMGAPYWRSDVSASISGMDRGTTKAHIARAALEAIAYQTYDVLIAMQKDSPHALTELRVDGGAANNDLLMQFQADLLDVPVLRPKDTEITAKGVALLAGLKTGLYDSETITSSWEIDKVFEPKMSADIRAQHLAKWQDTIDRALIKV; encoded by the coding sequence ATGGCAGGATACATTTTAGCATTAGATCAGGGAACTACGTCGAGCCGAGCTATTTTATATGATGATCAGGCGCGTCCGCTAAAGATAGTACAGAAGCCAACGACGTTACGCACTCCAAAAGCCGGTTATGTTGAGCAAGATGCTCAGCAAATTTGGCAGACGCAGATCAGTTGTGCGCACGATGTCATTAATCAAGCAGGGTTGTTAGCAACAGATGTGACTAGCATCGCCATTACCAACCAGCGTGAATCTATCGTTATTTGGGACAAGCAGACTGGTAACGCTTTGGCTCCAGCAATTATCTGGCAGGATAGAAGAACCGCTAGCCGTTGTAAGGCTCTAGCTGAAGACGATAAAGACACAGTAGCAGATGTACGAAATATTACTGGTTTACGGCTAGATCCTTATTTTAGTGCTAGCAAGATAGCTTGGCTTCTAGAGCATCATCCGAATATCAAGGCTCGTATTAGTAGTGGTCAGATAGCAGTAGGTACTATCGATAGCTGGCTGATTTATAAATTGACCGGCGGCGAGCATGTTATCGATGTGACCAATGCTTCACGCACTTTATTATATGATATTCATAATCTGGCATGGTCGGAGGAGCTGTGCGCACGTTTTGATATTCCTATGGTGATATTGCCAAAAGTACTACCTTCTGATGGCGACTTTGGTAAAACTAAAAAAGGCTTGTTTGCCAAACAAATCCCTATTAATGGCGTGCTGGGAGATCAACAAGCCGCTTTATTTGGTCAAGGTTGCCTTGATCCGGGGATGGCTAAAAATACTTATGGTACGGGCTGTTTTATGCTGATGAATATTGGTCAAACAGCCAAGCTTAGTGAGCATCAGTTATTAACCACAGTAGCATGGCAACGCAAAACTAGCTTGAACCGTATGGACAACTCATCCTTTGGCAATATAGTCCAGTCAGGTAGGCGTATGCTCCAACCACCCAATTCTACCTTTGGACGTGAGGTCATTTACGCTTTGGAGGGTAGTGTATTTATGGCTGGAGCCATCGTACAGTGGCTACGTGATAATCTTGGCATGATCAAACAAAGCGGTGATATTGAACGTCTAGCACAGCAAGTTGATGACAGTGCCAATGTGGTTCTATTGCCAGCTTTTACCGGTATGGGAGCCCCTTATTGGCGCTCAGATGTCAGTGCTAGTATTAGTGGCATGGACCGCGGTACCACTAAAGCGCATATAGCACGGGCGGCGCTTGAAGCTATTGCTTATCAAACTTATGATGTGCTCATTGCTATGCAAAAAGACAGTCCTCACGCCCTAACAGAATTACGTGTTGATGGCGGCGCCGCTAATAATGATTTACTTATGCAGTTTCAAGCAGACTTACTCGATGTGCCGGTACTGCGACCTAAAGACACTGAAATTACAGCGAAGGGGGTGGCTTTGCTTGCCGGCCTAAAAACAGGGTTATATGATAGTGAGACTATAACCTCATCATGGGAGATTGATAAAGTTTTTGAACCCAAGATGTCAGCTGACATCCGAGCGCAGCATTTAGCAAAATGGCAAGATACTATTGATAGAGCTTTAATAAAAGTTTGA